TCGATTAGTTTAAGGGTATCACGATCCCCTCAATTATCAGTCTAAATCTCCGCCACCCCCTTCATCAACCTCTTCGACATTCTTCCAGCCAATAAGGATTGTAGGGGGATTCGATTCGGAGAACTTCCCTTTATCAAGAGAAATCTTTATCAACACCGTATCATTATAATTGATATCCCCACCAGGGTTAACCAGGACCCTGAACCTTTCGTCGCCAGAAACTCTTTCAAGCATCTTTCTTATAACCAGTATCTGGAATCCATCCTTCCACCCAAGCTCTTTGTCCAGAAGCTCTTTTATATCCCCTTTGTCCTTTCTGTAATAGAAATAGTCATCTGAGAGAATAAGAGCCGGAACCTTTCCTTTGTCCAAAGCCCCTTTGATATTTACAGGGATATCCTCAATGGTTCCATCAGGCCTCTTAATACCGATGTTACCCACCCACTGGTGCACGGGTTCTTTATTCCCTCCCTCTATCTCGATAACAATCTCTTTTGCGCCGTCTAAATTCGCTAAATGGACATCTGTCCATCCCCTGTTTTCATAGGGGTAGATAACCTTGGTTATCTTCCTGTTTTTGCCGAGATACTCCAAGCCATAGGCCTTGGCTTCAGGGTCTTTGATAACCTTTTCCACAAGGGAAAACTTATCGATCTGCTTCTTTTTACCCCATCCTGTTCCTAATATGCCTGTCTCAACAATTCCATTATTCAGAACCTCTTCCAATGACTTGGAATAAACACCCTTTTTGTCGAGATACTTATGCATGATGAAATTGTCTACATTGGAAATCTTTACAACCTGCTCAGCATGTAAATTCTTTAATGGAATCATTCCAAAGAAAAGGACAAGCAGAATAATATATCCTTTTTTCATAGTATTTTAATCCTCCTTAAATAAAAGGTCATATACTAATCATTGAATATATACGCTATTTTTTAAAAAACAAGGGGTAAAAGAAATTCCATAAAAAATTTTTTAAGACTCATAAAATGAATTTAAACAATTAATTAAGGGGAGCAAAAAACGCGAGAGGAGGCTTTTTATTTTTTTTTGTTTGTTCTATCGCTAAAATCCCTGAAAAATCTAAAAGGGGATTTAAAACTTTTTCGTCAAACCTTAATAAGACAGTAGCATCTTCTAAATTAAATGGTCAAATAGGATTTTTATACCAATTCCAATCAGAATAAGACCCCCTAAAGCTTCAATTTTTTTCTCAGAAAAGTGTCCAAATCTGTTACCCACATAAACGCCAGCAAAAGATAAAGAAAAAGTTACTGCGCCGATGATGATTATTGGGGTGATAATAAAAATCTTTAAAAATGCGAAACTTATCCCTACGGCCAATGCATCAATACTCGTAGCAATAGATAATATCAGCAAAACGTAAAGATTTGTTGGGTCAATTTTTTTTTGCTGGGGTCAAGCCTAAAGGATTCATAAATCATTTTACAACCAATAAAACTCAAGAGAACAAAAGCCACCCAGTGGTCAATCTCTGTAATAAGATTTCTCAAGCTGAGTCCTGCTAACCATCCAAGGAGAGGCATAACCGCCTGAAAGAGTCCAAAAGATGCGGCGATAATGAATGCATTGTTTATCTTTAAGTTTTTTATGGTTAAGCCGCTTGAGACAGATACAGCAAACGCATCCATGGATAGCCCAAGTGCGATAAGAATAATCACAGTCATGTCCATTTGCTATGAATCCTATAGAGAAATTTTTTTAGCCTGATTGATAAGCATCCGTCATCTGTCTTACAGCGTCGGAGAATGCCTCTCTTAGGCTAGAGATATTTAAGTTAGAAATAATAAATCAACTTTATCATTTCTAAAGTGAAAAGTCGAGCAACAATGAGTAAAACTTTAATCACAAATTATATCTAACTCCACCCTCTTCACTCATGCAATCCAAGTTATTGAATCACAGAGGTGAGTTGGGATTTTTCCTTGAGAAAACTAATGCAACAACTCATTGACAAACTTCTATCCTTACTGATATAAAAGCTGTAGATTCTATTAAACAACGCATCAAAAAACTTCATACAGCTTCCCATATCAGATGTTTATTGGTTTCTTAAAGCTATAGTTTTTAGGAAAATTCTTTTTCGGAGAATGTCATGACCGAAAGCCTATTGATTGGAGTTGCCGGAATTGTCATCCTCGGGATTTTAGCCCAGTGGTTAGCATGGATGGTGAGACTCCCGGCTATATTAATGCTCCTTTTGTTTGGTATTCTCGCTGGGCCGGTTACCGGTTTCCTTAATCCAGATGCGCTTTTCGGCAACCTTCTTATGCCGATTGTCTCCCTTTCCGTTGCCATCATCCTCCTCGAAGGAGGCTTAAGCCTGAAAATAACAGAGCTTAGGGCCACCAGAGCGGTTTTGAGGAATCTGATTACCATCGGCGCGCTTGTAACCTGGGTTCTCAGCGCCGCATCTGCCTATGCGATTACTGATCTGGGAATCTCCCTCTCTATTCTTTTAGGAAGTATTCTCGTTGTCACCGGCCCCACGGTTATCATTCCGCTTCTTCGGCATGTGCGTCCCGTTCCCCGCTTGGCTTCGTTATTAAAATGGGAAGGAATTCTTATCGATCCCATCGGCGCAATGATGGCGGTTTTGGTCTTCGAGGCGATTCTTATCAACCGTCTTGTGGACACACCCGGGCTCATCGTGTTCGGAATCTTGAAAACTATCCTGATTGGGGGCTTTATCGGCACCCTTTCTGCCCTCATCATCATCCAACTCCTCAAGCGCTATTGGGTTCCCGATTTTCTCCAAAACTCTGTTACCTTGATCACGGCACTTTCAGCCTATATGGGCACGAATCTTCTCCAACCCGAATCAGGTCTTCTTACTGTTACAGTCATGGGAATCATTTTGGGGAATCAAAAAACCGTTTCCATAGGCCACATCGTTGAGTTTAAGGAAAATGTGCGTGTTCTTCTCATCTCCGGCATTTTTGTCCTTCTCTCTGCCAGGCTCAAGATGGAGGATTTTCTCGACATGCGCTGGGAGGCCTTTGTTTTTCTTGGAATTCTTATCCTCCTTGTTCGGCCGGTATCTGTCTTTTTCTCCACCCTTGGTTCAAAACTGAACTTCAAGGAGCGCCTCTTTATCTCCTCTCTCGCACCGCGTGGCATTGTCGCCGCAGCCGTCTCCTCTGTTCTAGCGCTCCGCCTTGAGGAAATCGGCTATGAAAGCGCTGAGCGTATTGTTCCGCTTATCTTCTTTGTGATCATCGGCACGGTGTTAATCTACGGGCTCTTAGCTTCTCCCTTGGCGAGGCTTCTTGGGCTTGCCGATCCTAATCCTCAGGGGGTTCTGATCGTCGGTGCCCATCGCTGGGCGCGGAGGATGGCTTTAGCTCTTAAATCATTAGGGGTTCGAGTGCTTCTGGTAGACACGAATCGAAGGGAAGTGGCACAGGCCCGAATGGAAGGGCTGGAGGGCTACTGTGGGACGATTCTTTCAGAGAACTTCCTCTTTGAAAACCAGATAGGTGGAATCGGGAGGCTCTTGGCGCTTACCTCGAACGACGAGACCAACTCTCTCGCCACATTGCATTTCAGCGATACCTTCGGGAGAGAAGAGGTCTACCAGCTTCCTCCGGATTCAAAGGAAGCAATACCCAAGTATCTCAGTGGCCGCCTCCTTTTTGGAGAAGGAATCACCTATGATTATCTCGACGAGCGCTTTGATCAAGGGGCAGTTATCAAGGTGCATCGACTGACAAATCGATTCACGTTCAACGCCTTTCAGAGGTTTTACGGAGGAAAGGTCGTTCCCTTATTTTGCGTAGATGAGGAAGTAAACCTCAAGATCTTTAACACAGATACTTCACTCGAGCCCGAACCAGGACAAACGCTCATAAGCCTCGTCGATCCACTAAAGAAAAAACTTAGTAAATGATAAAAACATAATTTACACACAGTGATAGCGGAAATATTTCATTATTCGCTGGAAAAATTCCTAAAGAGCAAAAGGGGATACTACCGTAAAATTGTATTGACTAAATCCTACCTTTTTGATAGAAAATAATTAATTAAGATTTCCTCTGTAATCCTATTTCCTTTTGATATCACAAATTATTTATGATTTAACTTTAAAACTAATTCTCCAGCCTACAGTTCCAAATCAGATGACAAAGACTTTAATCAAAAAAGGAGGTGAAGTATTTTAAACTAAAAATGAAGCCTTTAACTATAAATTTATCAAGAAACTGAACAAACTTTAACTAAGGAATGATAAAGTTATGAAGAAAATAATAATTGTTTCAGTAGTTGCATTGGTTTTAGTGCTGATTCTTTTTCACATTGAAGGGAAATCCCAGATGGGCCCTGGATATGGTATGGGACCAGGATATGGTATGGGCCCTGGATACGGAATGGGACCCGGCATGATGGGCCCTGGATACGGAATGGGACCCGGCATGGGCCCGGGATATGGTATGGGCCCTGGATATGGTATGGGACCCGGCATGATGGGCCCGGGATATGGTATGGGCCCTGGATACGGAATGGGACCCGGCATGATGGGTCCGGGATATGGTATGGGCTATGGTTATCACATGGGACCTGGTTATGGATATCCTCGGGGTCCTCAATACCAACAGCCCCAGAAGCCTCTAGGGAAAAAGGAAGCCAAGGTGATATTGGATAATTATTTGAACTCGGCAAGGAATCCCAACTTGAAAATTGGGAAAATTGAGGAAAAAGATAACTACTTTGAAGCCGATATCGTAACCAAGGATAATTCTCTGGTAGATAAGGTTATTGTAAACAAGTATACTGGCTGGCTAAGATCCATTTATCAATAAGTTAATAATTTTGATGATTTTTAGGTCCTATTTAAAAGGAGATTTAAAGTGAAAAAAAGATTTCAGTATTCTTTAACTTTCGCATTATGTGCAATTCTTTTTCTATCAGAAAATGCCTTTGCTCAGTGGCGAGGTTATGGTAGTGGATGGGGCATGGGTCCTGGCATGATGGGTTGGGGATACGGCATGGGGTGGTTTGGGACAATCATCATGGCCGCTTTCTGGATTGCGGTGATCATAGGAATCGTCTTTCTCATTCGATGGCTCGTTACATCTACGGGTAGTGGAAGCTATGGTGCGAGGTCAGAAGAATCAGCCCTTGACATCCTCAAGAAACGATATGCTCGAGGAGAGGTCAACAAAGAAGAGTTTGAAGAAAAGAAGAAAGATTTACTTCAATAATTAAGTAAAAGAGATAATTAAATTTTAACTTTGGTTGGTGGACTAACTGCCAAATAAAGGAAGAAGAATAATGCAAGAATTAGTGATGATTTTGGCTGGAGGTCAAGGGAGCAGGCTCTATCCATTATGTGAAGACAGGTGTAAACCTGTTATGCCTTTTGGTGGCAGATATAAGGTTATCGATTTTGTTCTCAGCAATTTTACGAATTCTGGATTTTACAAGATTCTAGTATTAACACAGTTCATGTCAAGTTCAATTCAACGCCATATCTCAATAGGTTGGAAACTGTCCAGTCAATTATCGCATTATATGGACACTATTTCCCCTCAGATGCGTGTTGGAGATGGGTTGTATCTTGGAACAGCAGATGCAATTTATCAGAATTTAGACATTATAAAAAGTGAGAGCCCTGATCATGTTTTTGTCTTTGGAGGGGATCATATTTACAAAATGAATGTAAGGCAGATGTTGGATTATCATATTGAAAAAGGTGCTGATCTTACCTTATCTGTGGTGCCAATTTCTCTTCATGAAGCAAAAGAGATGGGGGTTGTTGAAGTGGATTCACACAGTCGAATAAGGGGATTTGTTGAAAAACCAGAAAATCCAAAACCAATGCCTGAAAAAGAAAATATGGCATTGGTATCCATGGGAAATTATCTTTTTAATCAAGATGTACTTTTTGAAGTTATTAGAAAAGATCATCTTAAAGATTCTGCTCATGATTTTGGTCTCAGTATTATTTCACAAATGATTGATAAATATAAGATCTATGCATATAATTTTATGACAAATCATTGGCCAGGCATGGAAGAAAAGGAGCGAGGATATTGGTGTGACATAGGGACAATAGATACATACTGGAAAGCCAATATGGAACTTTGCGATGTTACCCCTAGACTTAATTTATATGATCAAAAATGGCCTATACGAACTGCGTTTCATAATTATCCAGGTTCAAAATTTGTCTTTGCAAACGAAGATGAAGGTAGAGTTGGTTGGGCAACCGACAGTATTGTTTCTGAGGGATGTATAGTCAGTGGTGGACATATCAACAGAAGTATTCTCTCGCCAGGGGTAAGGATAAACAGCTTTTCGTATGTAACCGATTCTATCTTAATGGATGGCGTTAAGGTGGGGAGGTACTGCAAGATACAAAAGGCTATCATTGACAAGGATGTATATATTGCACCTCATACAGAAATAGGATGGGATCTTGAAAAAGATAGAAAACGCTACTACGTCTCGGAATCAGGAATAGTGGTTGTTGCAAAGAAAGATTAAATTGAAATGTTTTATACTGAAGAATTTTTCGGGATGTAGTAGTTTTTATTCGAACTCACAGAAAACTCTCATACTAAACGAAAAGCTAGTGATATTTGCACGGGGAGCCAGATTGAAAGCCCTTTGGTAATTTTGCCAATGGGCTTTTTTATATGTCCCTTTTTTGCTTGTTCAAAAAAGGGACGAAAAAAGGACACCCCTCGATTTTTTTAAACGGTATTTAGCTGCGTTTTCTTCAGAGAAGCCGCAAACTCAGGCTTCGCCTTCAAACAGCTGCTTCTTTTATCCTCGCCCACTTACTAAATACCTAAAAAGCAAAAGGGGGATTTAAAAACACCATGATTTCCTCGTTCACTTAAAAAATCCCTAAAAAGCAAAAGGGGAGATGAGAAAATCGCTTTGCGATTCTCCGCAAGGAAAAATCCCTGAAAAATCTAATGAGATTTGGTGATATTTTTTATCACAATTTTATCACAGAGGGTTTTAATTTCAAAATTCTTGACAAAATAGACAAAGAGCGTAGCATCTAAAACCGCTATTTAAAATCAATATTAGTATAAAAAATGAGATAAGCTGATAAGACAAACAATTTATAAAACTGAAAAATGCAATTGGGATTCTTTACAAAAAAACGCATCTTATCTACTCATATATTTGCAGTAGCCTTTATATTATTAATAACTTTTACCACAGACTCATGGGACCCGAATAGTCCTATTGATTTGATTATCGAATGGACAGGATATATCTTTCTCATCATAGCCACACTCGGAAGATTGTGGTGCTCTATTTACATCGGGGGTTATAAAAATAATAAAATAATAAACGAAGGGCCTTACTCTATCGTTAGAAATCCTCTGTATCTATTCAGTTTTTTTGGTATAATTGGACTTGGCCTGGCAGCGGAGAATTTACTTGTATTATTTTTGGCAATCCCTTGGTTTATAATCTATTATCCATCGGTTGTTTATAAAGAAGAAAAAGATTTAGAGGCAAAATTCGGAAAGGAATTTATTGATTATAAAAATAAAACACCGAGATGGTTTCCTCGATTTTCCAAGTATTATGAACCTGGACAGTATCTTATAAAACCCAAATATATCAGGAAGGCTATGTTTGATTCTATGTGGTTTGTATGGCTTTTTATGCTATTGAGAATAATTGAAGTATTACAAGACCTTCATTTCGTCCCGGTTATCTTAAAAATTCCTTAGAATTTTCAACACGCCAATCCTTAAATTCTTCCAAAAAGTTGTGGAATTCTTCTTTTTGTTTTCTGAATTTGAAGTCCCTTTTTTCCTTGCCCTTCTTTTTCCCTTGCTCGCTTAGTAAATCCCTAAAAAGCAAAAGGGGAGATGAGAAAATCGCTTTGCGATTCTCCGCAAGGAAAAATTCCTGAAAAATCGAAAGGGGTTTATGATATTTTTTATCACAAATTTATCACATAGAGGGAGGGGGATAACCGTGATAGGCAAAATCTAATATCCCATCTCTGCTAATGCCAAAGTTTACTTCTTCTTCAATTCCTTTAATAATTTCTTCTATTTGTTTTTTTTGCTCCTTTTTAAGTTTCATATGCTTCCTATTTTCTCCCTTGTAGATAAAACTTAATGGTCGACCTCTGTATACGAAAAAAAGTATATTTTAATAAAAACAATATTAGTAAGCAGTGAACCAAGTGACAAATTAAAATTCGCTATTTTAAAAGTTAATTGGAATTTTCTTCCCAAGGCATATGGAAGAAAGGGGAAAAGAAAAAGGAAAGGGAAATAAGGTTTGTAGTAGATTTGTAATTTCTAAAAAAGGGTGCTATTATTTTATTTGGATGGAAAATTGGACGGAAAAGTTACTCTAACTTTTCCTACCCTCCCAAAAGCCCCATGATAGAAATATCTGGGGCTTTTCCATCCGCTATTTGATCGCGACCGCTTCGAGAAGCAACAAACTCGAGCCTTGCTCTCAGACAGTTGCTTCTTTTTTCGTTGCTCGCTTAGTAAATCCCTAAAAAGCAAAAGGGGATATTTTTAGACCGCAAAATTGTATTGAGTGAGCCTGCCTTTTAAAAAACCTTTTAGATTTTCCGGACTGATTTATACGGGGTTTTGCTTATAGAGATTTTTTTACAGGCAGGGATAAATA
This genomic interval from Nitrospinota bacterium contains the following:
- a CDS encoding cation:proton antiporter, with the translated sequence MTESLLIGVAGIVILGILAQWLAWMVRLPAILMLLLFGILAGPVTGFLNPDALFGNLLMPIVSLSVAIILLEGGLSLKITELRATRAVLRNLITIGALVTWVLSAASAYAITDLGISLSILLGSILVVTGPTVIIPLLRHVRPVPRLASLLKWEGILIDPIGAMMAVLVFEAILINRLVDTPGLIVFGILKTILIGGFIGTLSALIIIQLLKRYWVPDFLQNSVTLITALSAYMGTNLLQPESGLLTVTVMGIILGNQKTVSIGHIVEFKENVRVLLISGIFVLLSARLKMEDFLDMRWEAFVFLGILILLVRPVSVFFSTLGSKLNFKERLFISSLAPRGIVAAAVSSVLALRLEEIGYESAERIVPLIFFVIIGTVLIYGLLASPLARLLGLADPNPQGVLIVGAHRWARRMALALKSLGVRVLLVDTNRREVAQARMEGLEGYCGTILSENFLFENQIGGIGRLLALTSNDETNSLATLHFSDTFGREEVYQLPPDSKEAIPKYLSGRLLFGEGITYDYLDERFDQGAVIKVHRLTNRFTFNAFQRFYGGKVVPLFCVDEEVNLKIFNTDTSLEPEPGQTLISLVDPLKKKLSK
- a CDS encoding SHOCT domain-containing protein — its product is MKKRFQYSLTFALCAILFLSENAFAQWRGYGSGWGMGPGMMGWGYGMGWFGTIIMAAFWIAVIIGIVFLIRWLVTSTGSGSYGARSEESALDILKKRYARGEVNKEEFEEKKKDLLQ
- the glgC gene encoding glucose-1-phosphate adenylyltransferase → MMQELVMILAGGQGSRLYPLCEDRCKPVMPFGGRYKVIDFVLSNFTNSGFYKILVLTQFMSSSIQRHISIGWKLSSQLSHYMDTISPQMRVGDGLYLGTADAIYQNLDIIKSESPDHVFVFGGDHIYKMNVRQMLDYHIEKGADLTLSVVPISLHEAKEMGVVEVDSHSRIRGFVEKPENPKPMPEKENMALVSMGNYLFNQDVLFEVIRKDHLKDSAHDFGLSIISQMIDKYKIYAYNFMTNHWPGMEEKERGYWCDIGTIDTYWKANMELCDVTPRLNLYDQKWPIRTAFHNYPGSKFVFANEDEGRVGWATDSIVSEGCIVSGGHINRSILSPGVRINSFSYVTDSILMDGVKVGRYCKIQKAIIDKDVYIAPHTEIGWDLEKDRKRYYVSESGIVVVAKKD
- a CDS encoding isoprenylcysteine carboxylmethyltransferase family protein, whose amino-acid sequence is MGFFTKKRILSTHIFAVAFILLITFTTDSWDPNSPIDLIIEWTGYIFLIIATLGRLWCSIYIGGYKNNKIINEGPYSIVRNPLYLFSFFGIIGLGLAAENLLVLFLAIPWFIIYYPSVVYKEEKDLEAKFGKEFIDYKNKTPRWFPRFSKYYEPGQYLIKPKYIRKAMFDSMWFVWLFMLLRIIEVLQDLHFVPVILKIP